One Marinitoga hydrogenitolerans DSM 16785 DNA window includes the following coding sequences:
- the hydF gene encoding [FeFe] hydrogenase H-cluster maturation GTPase HydF: MASPMKGYRKYIAITGKRNVGKSTLINAILDQDIAIISDKPGTTTDPVYRSMELAPLGPITLVDTPGIDDDENEIGKKRINKANKALYKADISLLVVTDVVSEYEKKLIDNFNKLNIPFIVVINKIDELTNIEEIKKSYIEFTKEIVEISAKEHKNIEYLKKKISEITPNDEEIPLIADLIEPGQLVVLVVPIDLGAPKGRLIMPQVTAIREILDREAIAIVTKERELRHTLAKLNQKPDLVVTDSQSVMKVVSDIDFDTPLTTFSILEARHKGDLNVLSDGIKAIENLEENDKVIIMEGCSHRPLTEDIGRVKIPRWLTNHLGINLNIEFFAGVDFPDYEIIKDAKLIIHCGGCTLTRKNMLRRIHIANMYSIPIVNYGVIISYLHGVLDRALEIFPELKKV, translated from the coding sequence ATGGCTTCTCCAATGAAAGGATATAGAAAATATATAGCAATAACTGGTAAAAGAAACGTAGGGAAATCCACGTTGATAAATGCTATATTAGATCAGGATATAGCGATAATAAGTGATAAACCTGGAACAACAACAGATCCAGTATATAGGAGTATGGAATTAGCTCCTTTAGGGCCAATTACATTAGTGGATACTCCAGGTATAGATGATGATGAAAATGAAATTGGAAAAAAGCGAATAAACAAAGCGAATAAAGCATTATATAAAGCAGATATTTCTTTATTAGTTGTAACAGATGTAGTTTCTGAATATGAGAAAAAATTAATCGACAATTTTAATAAATTAAACATTCCTTTTATAGTAGTGATAAATAAAATAGATGAGTTAACTAATATTGAAGAAATAAAAAAATCTTATATTGAGTTCACAAAAGAAATTGTAGAAATATCTGCAAAAGAACACAAAAATATTGAATATTTAAAAAAGAAAATATCAGAAATAACACCTAATGATGAAGAAATCCCCTTAATAGCAGATTTAATAGAACCGGGGCAACTTGTAGTTTTGGTTGTACCAATAGACTTAGGTGCTCCGAAAGGTAGGCTGATAATGCCCCAGGTTACAGCTATTAGAGAAATATTGGATAGAGAAGCTATAGCGATTGTAACTAAGGAAAGGGAATTAAGACACACTTTAGCAAAATTAAATCAAAAACCAGATTTAGTAGTTACTGATTCACAGAGTGTTATGAAAGTAGTTTCTGATATAGATTTTGATACACCGTTAACAACCTTTTCTATATTAGAAGCTCGTCATAAAGGTGATTTAAATGTTTTATCAGATGGAATAAAAGCAATTGAAAATTTGGAGGAAAATGATAAAGTTATTATAATGGAAGGATGTTCTCATAGGCCATTAACAGAAGATATAGGAAGAGTCAAAATACCAAGATGGTTAACAAATCATTTAGGAATAAATTTAAATATAGAATTTTTTGCAGGTGTGGATTTTCCAGATTATGAAATTATTAAAGATGCTAAATTAATTATACATTGTGGAGGATGTACTTTAACAAGGAAGAATATGTTAAGAAGAATACATATCGCAAACATGTATAGTATTCCGATAGTCAACTATGGAGTTATAATATCTTATTTACATGGTGTTTTAGATAGAGCATTAGAAATTTTTCCTGAATTAAAGAAGGTGTAA
- the hydE gene encoding [FeFe] hydrogenase H-cluster radical SAM maturase HydE codes for MVIIISKRFEKLTKRLVDIKTEMPEEINKIIDYFIKNKTLDYEKILWILSLKDEVIKEKIFKVADIVNKILNTDIVTLKGVIEFSNYCKKSCYYCGIRVQNEEINRYRIPINEIFQIAKNGVEMGLTTIILQSGEDDNYSDDELEALIYKIHHELKTAVSISIGERSKKAYERFRKAGASKVLLKHEIINRKIFESIHPDKDYDLRIKLLDHLVDLGYITGSGNIIGLPGQTLEDIAKDIIFMKEHNIKMIGMGPFISTHNTPLENYKNGSAELTLKAYAATRLAIPYAQMPATTALGTIDRKYQFKALNCGCNVIMVNLTPDKYRENYNIYDEKIKVDLIETAKEIINMGLSIPPYTLRNLFIKEA; via the coding sequence GTGGTGATTATAATTTCAAAAAGATTTGAGAAATTAACAAAAAGATTAGTTGACATTAAAACTGAAATGCCAGAAGAAATAAATAAAATTATAGATTATTTCATAAAAAATAAAACATTAGATTATGAGAAAATACTGTGGATATTATCATTAAAAGACGAAGTCATAAAAGAAAAGATTTTTAAAGTTGCAGATATTGTAAATAAAATTCTGAATACTGATATAGTTACATTAAAGGGAGTTATAGAATTTAGTAATTATTGTAAAAAAAGTTGTTATTATTGCGGTATTAGAGTTCAAAATGAAGAGATTAATAGATATAGAATACCAATTAATGAGATTTTTCAAATAGCAAAAAATGGAGTAGAAATGGGATTAACAACGATAATTTTACAATCTGGAGAAGATGATAATTATAGTGATGATGAATTAGAAGCATTAATTTATAAAATACATCATGAGTTAAAAACAGCTGTATCAATATCAATAGGTGAAAGGAGTAAAAAAGCTTATGAAAGATTTAGAAAGGCAGGAGCTTCAAAGGTATTATTAAAGCATGAAATAATAAATAGAAAAATATTTGAGAGTATTCATCCAGATAAAGATTATGATTTAAGAATAAAACTGTTAGATCATCTTGTTGATTTAGGTTATATAACAGGTTCTGGTAATATAATAGGTCTTCCTGGTCAAACATTAGAAGATATTGCAAAAGATATTATTTTTATGAAAGAGCATAATATAAAAATGATAGGCATGGGACCGTTTATTTCTACACATAATACGCCATTAGAAAATTATAAAAATGGTTCAGCGGAATTGACGTTAAAGGCATATGCTGCAACTAGATTAGCTATACCATATGCGCAGATGCCAGCGACAACGGCACTTGGAACTATAGATAGAAAATATCAATTTAAAGCATTGAATTGTGGGTGTAATGTTATTATGGTTAATTTAACACCTGATAAATATAGAGAAAATTATAATATTTATGACGAAAAAATAAAGGTAGATCTTATTGAAACCGCAAAAGAAATTATAAATATGGGATTGTCTATTCCGCCATATACATTAAGAAATTTGTTCATAAAGGAGGCATAA
- the hydG gene encoding [FeFe] hydrogenase H-cluster radical SAM maturase HydG: protein MYFIKDSENLKSFIPEEKIQELLEKTKNPDPVRVREIIQKSLDKNRLDPEEMAILLNVEDRDLLEEVFEGARELKRRIYGNRIVLFAPLYIGNECINNCQYCGFRVTNNAIERRSLSINEVVEEVKALENKGHKRLIVVFGEHPKYDAKFMTETIKAIYNTKLGKGEIRRVNVNAAPQTVKDYKLFKEVGIGTFQIFQETYHYETYKKYHLNGPKSNYHWRLYGLDRAFKAGLDDVGIGALFGLYNWKFEAMGLLYHTIHFEERFNVGPHTISFPRMEPALDTPIAEKPPYAVSDEDFKKLVAILRLAVPYTGLILTAREPVEIRNEVMKFGVSQIDGGSSIGVGSYHETDDEKIKRSQFLLGDNRTLDQIIEELAEEGYLPSFCTGCYRLGRTGEHFMEFAIPGFVKRFCTPNAILTFLEYIEDYAPERTKVIGIRRIEEEIKNMKNNPLKEQLLEKIEKVKNGERDLYF from the coding sequence ATGTATTTTATTAAAGATTCAGAGAATTTAAAATCATTTATTCCCGAAGAAAAAATCCAAGAATTACTTGAAAAAACAAAAAATCCAGATCCCGTTAGAGTAAGAGAAATAATACAAAAGTCTTTAGATAAAAATCGACTTGATCCAGAAGAAATGGCGATATTACTTAATGTTGAAGATAGAGATTTGCTCGAAGAAGTTTTTGAAGGTGCGCGTGAATTGAAAAGAAGAATATATGGTAATAGAATAGTTTTATTTGCACCTTTGTATATAGGTAATGAATGTATTAATAATTGTCAGTACTGTGGTTTTAGAGTTACAAATAATGCTATTGAGAGAAGAAGTTTATCAATAAATGAAGTTGTGGAAGAAGTGAAAGCTTTAGAAAATAAGGGACATAAAAGATTAATAGTTGTATTTGGAGAACATCCTAAATATGATGCAAAATTTATGACAGAAACGATTAAGGCAATATATAATACAAAATTAGGTAAGGGGGAAATTAGAAGAGTAAATGTAAATGCAGCGCCACAGACAGTAAAAGATTATAAGTTGTTTAAAGAAGTGGGAATAGGGACATTTCAAATTTTCCAGGAGACATATCATTATGAGACATATAAAAAATATCATTTAAATGGTCCTAAATCCAATTATCATTGGAGATTATATGGGTTAGATAGAGCATTTAAAGCGGGATTAGATGATGTTGGTATAGGTGCTTTGTTTGGTTTATATAATTGGAAATTTGAAGCTATGGGTTTATTGTATCACACTATTCATTTTGAAGAAAGATTTAATGTTGGACCACATACTATATCTTTCCCAAGGATGGAACCAGCTTTAGATACCCCAATTGCAGAAAAGCCACCATATGCAGTATCTGATGAAGATTTTAAAAAATTGGTAGCAATTTTAAGATTGGCTGTCCCATATACAGGATTAATACTAACTGCGAGAGAACCAGTAGAGATAAGAAATGAAGTTATGAAATTTGGAGTGTCTCAAATAGATGGAGGTTCATCAATAGGCGTAGGTAGTTATCATGAAACAGATGATGAAAAAATTAAAAGAAGTCAATTTTTATTAGGTGATAATAGAACATTAGATCAGATTATTGAAGAATTGGCTGAAGAAGGTTATTTACCTTCATTTTGTACAGGGTGTTATAGGTTAGGAAGAACAGGAGAACATTTTATGGAATTTGCAATTCCGGGATTTGTAAAAAGGTTCTGTACTCCAAACGCAATATTAACATTTTTAGAATATATTGAGGATTATGCGCCAGAAAGGACAAAAGTAATTGGTATTAGAAGAATAGAAGAAGAAATAAAAAACATGAAAAATAATCCTTTAAAAGAGCAGTTACTTGAAAAAATAGAAAAAGTAAAAAATGGCGAAAGAGATTTATACTTTTAG